The Bombus pascuorum chromosome 11, iyBomPasc1.1, whole genome shotgun sequence genome includes the window TTTCCAACAATCCCAAGCTGCATCCATAAAAATCGTTTTTAAAGGTGAAGCAGCAGGTAAAACATCCATTTTCATTAAAGATAATACTTTAAGCTTCAACGGAAGGTCTGCGATACATACAGTATTTATGTCTGACCATAATCTCGGTAGATATTTCATTAGAATTGCTGATGAATGATGTTTTAAATGTTCTACGATATCTAGAAAAGTGCGTTTTGTTGGCACATATATATTTGGTACAAGTTTTtcgtaaaattcaaaaaactCATCAAGTGTACTTGTTGATAACATTAGTGATATATACGAAACGTAATAAACGTTTTCCTATACAAAAAGCTTTAATATAAAAGGGAACTAAATTGTATCatctaatataaatacttaaatttaaaaaaccaTACTGTTGCAGCAgatgaaatgaatttataattgtcTCCTGTCAGAAGAAGCTTATGAATCATATCACCAGCTTCTCTATCCATGTAAGTAGAAGCTAGATACATAgcatgtttaaaaaatttatcatccATTGGATCTTGAATACTAaaactttcattttctattgAGAATAGAATATCTACGAAATTAGCATGCGCATTTTTATCTGTAAGAGAGGGATATAATTaactattgtaaataaataaaatttaaaaaaaaccaTTAATAAGCTATAATTACTCTCTTCCGTAAATATAagcataatataataatacgatgctagcgaaaattttatattcattcgtTTGAAGTCCATAAGCAAACGTTTTACAATATCTTCATCATTCGTCGGTTGTGATGATTTAATCACTTTAAGGGCAGTATTCAATGTTCTAACATTTGGTTTAAtccttttcttatttattgtattaagaATATCAAAAAGATGTTTCATTTGCAGTTCAGACTTATAACCAAACAATTCTGGAATCCGcatcaataaataattgaaagtagtaatatttaatggaaTATCTTTCTCTTTGCATTCGTAATACAATAACCAGGCTTCATTTATctaaaaacataaattataaatgtattgtatgctaaaaatatacaaagattCGTTCAGAAATTAAAGTTAGTATACTCTTGAATATTTTGCTAAACCACATATCATAGTGTTATaagctgctgctgctgttgaaGAATCttgtgtttttaaaaattcaaacagTTCATTGATTTCTGACATATAcctaaaatatgaaactattgaaaatagtaaaatgtaAGTGTGATTCTCTACTTTCATTATCTTTCTTTACTACTTACTGCCAAACATATTTATTCTGCTTTGCAGCAAACCATTTTTCTAAACATGAATTCTGTGTATTGATTTCATTGTTATAAAAACACAATAACTCTAAAAGTATTTGTTTTGTATCATTAGAAACATTATAGTCTAACAACTTATAGACATGCAAAGCATCAGGCACTATACACTTGGATATGATACGTAAAAGTATTTCTTCTGATACTTGACTTTTATCAGTATATGTTGAGAGTGGTGTAAATGccttaaatagaaattaaaaattacttatgTTTAAATACACCAAATATAACATATGCATGTTATAtcaatactaaataaaacaTACTTCGATTTCTGGTTCTGAGAGATGTTTTGGAAATAAATCTCTATGTTCATTATGAATCCATTTTGCAGCTTTTCTGCCTGCTTCATATGATAATGCAAAAGTACGATACTCTAATTTCTTCAATGGAATTAAATAAGGATCATCATGGTACAAATAACTGatgttattaaaatcttttggTATTGTCTGTTCAAGAGCCTTTTAAAGAAGGTAGAAATAACAAAGTTGATATATATTTCCcttgatatattttctacaaaagtaaatttttagtatatttaCCTCTAAAATGTCCGTAGGACCACGTTGTATTCTAGCTGGTATTTTAACTTTAGAATTTGATACTGATAATGAAGATTGTAACCTTTTTAACTCAACACATGAAGTCctgtgaaataaataatttattgatattaaagcggaaaaataatatgatgtgtattatttaacaaataataatattcttaatcTTTTTACCAACTTCAATAAATTATGTCATTGTAGTAAACGTTACTAACctatgtaaaaaatatctgaGGCGATTCATTATGAATACTTTGATTAAATGCtgtttataatacaaaatcttgttatttaaatattatataaaatgtaattgaaaatcGCAGAAGTTAAGACGTGACATATACATTTGCCTGTGAAATTCTGTGTACTGTGTCTCTCTTCAAATAATtacaacaaaaatatgtacacTTATGTGTGTAGTACGAAAGCGAAGTTTACACGACACGCTTTTATCGTTTTTACTTGAACTGACTTGGACATCTATTTGGTTGCCTATGTGCAGGCTTTACTTTTTTTGGATTTAcaaaattagataaattaagaatgttataaaagttttatcgaaaaatttttacaattttataaatttctacatAATTTGAATTCGATAATAGCATTAGAttacatattacgaaatactactttaatattctatcACACCACTGAATTTTGATCTTTTAGTTGCAGTTATAtctttatgataaaataaatcaattatttgaatataaaattagaaaaattttcaataaaatagtaaagtataaacgaacattaaaaaatttttcttttcatagaAAGTAGATTTTAGAACATTGATTgtgtgtatttatttataacaataatttctatttctaaattttcttatactAAATTGATCAAATAATGATGCAGTTTATAAAACAAAtcgaatattaattcatatttaacgaaataatcGACATTGATTGTTTTGAAtgtaaaacatttcaaaagtAATCTTCCATGAAAAAGATTTGCAGAACTTCAATATGAAAAATAggcaaatttattatttgctattatttaaatattgttatgcAGAAAGATTacataaacaaaattgtaGATGAATAACAGGATAGATATATTTAGATtgtgattaaaataataatgtataaaataaaacaaaatcgatCGTAAAACTGACGAACTGCAGAAAACATGGAACATTTTAATGGAACATGGAACgtgcaaagaaaaatttccttaAGAAATATGTTCAACCTTTTCTTATTAAATGCTTCGACGcatcatttttatctttggTTTTATAAGAAcatcatatatacatatatacatatgtatatgtaatagaTGAATATGGCAGCTGCACCGTCGTATCTACAAGATAGAGATTCATTTCTTTCAGCGCATTTATTGTTTAGCATATGAATAGTAAATacacgtatacgtatacatatatacgtatggaTGTTGAAGTATACCCTTTGGAATATTACAAAGAATTGA containing:
- the LOC132911730 gene encoding small ribosomal subunit protein mS39, giving the protein MNRLRYFLHRTSCVELKRLQSSLSVSNSKVKIPARIQRGPTDILEALEQTIPKDFNNISYLYHDDPYLIPLKKLEYRTFALSYEAGRKAAKWIHNEHRDLFPKHLSEPEIEAFTPLSTYTDKSQVSEEILLRIISKCIVPDALHVYKLLDYNVSNDTKQILLELLCFYNNEINTQNSCLEKWFAAKQNKYVWQYMSEINELFEFLKTQDSSTAAAAYNTMICGLAKYSRINEAWLLYYECKEKDIPLNITTFNYLLMRIPELFGYKSELQMKHLFDILNTINKKRIKPNVRTLNTALKVIKSSQPTNDEDIVKRLLMDFKRMNIKFSLASYYYIMLIFTEENKNAHANFVDILFSIENESFSIQDPMDDKFFKHAMYLASTYMDREAGDMIHKLLLTGDNYKFISSAATENVYYVSYISLMLSTSTLDEFFEFYEKLVPNIYVPTKRTFLDIVEHLKHHSSAILMKYLPRLWSDINTVCIADLPLKLKVLSLMKMDVLPAASPLKTIFMDAAWDCWKAIQNEIKTKQETYTPLENSTTACIATMLLHGGRIKESIEVLTYTIEKSDLFLPTMNEKQVNELFESYISEKCILGAFLILKYSVNSGFPHIVKMATELHNLPQLTDAYRKELINLVGAEALNSSDTEKSN